A genomic region of Oryza glaberrima chromosome 1, OglaRS2, whole genome shotgun sequence contains the following coding sequences:
- the LOC127784836 gene encoding isopentenyl phosphate kinase translates to MAEEAAQEQQTDPAASRPVRCIVKLGGAAITNKGELESIDAASLRSACAQLRQAMSHGGAAGKVVGMDWSRRPGDPTGPVVDVEGLSEMGGLGLDSNFVVVHGAGSFGHFQASRSGVHKGGLHSTLVKAGFVATRISVTSLNQEIVRALAREGIPSVGMSPFACGWSTKQRNLESVDASQIMQSLHVGFVPVLHGDAVLDELLDCTILSGDVIIRHLAQLLSPKYVVFLTDVHGVYDRPPSDPNAVLLREIAVDENGSWSIVKPALKGNKKGVEISVAAHDTTGGMETKILEAAAIARLGVDVYITKVGTEHSLRALKGDTSSEDWLGTVIRSSR, encoded by the exons atggcggaggaggcggcgcaggaGCAGCAGACggaccccgccgcctcccgccccgtCCGCTGCATCGTCAAACTCG GTGGAGCGGCCATCACGAACAAGGGAGAGCTGGAGAGCATCGACGCGGCGAGCTTGCGGTCGGCGTGCGCGCAGCTGCGGCAGGCCATGtcccacggcggcgcggcggggaagGTTGTGGGGATGGACTGGAGCAGACGGCCCGGCGATCCGACCGGCCCGGTTGTGGATGTGGAGGGCTTGTCGGAGATGGGAGGCTTGGGGCTCGACTCCAacttcgtcgtcgtccatggtgCCG GGTCTTTTGGTCACTTCCAAGCAAGTAGATCTGGAGTCCATAAAGGGGGTCTTCATTCAACACTTGTGAAGGCTGGCTTTGTGGCTACAAGAATTTCA GTCACTTCTCTCAACCAGGAGATTGTTAGAGCTCTTGCAAGAG AAGGAATACCGTCTGTTGGGATGTCACCGTTTGCTTGTGGATGGTCTACTAAGCAAAGAAAT CTTGAATCAGTGGATGCTTCTCAAATCATGCAATCACTCCATGTTGGCTTTGTCCCT GTTTTGCATGGAGATGCTGTTCTTGATGAATTGCTG GACTGCACCATTTTGAGTGGGGATGTCATTATACGCCATCTTGCACAGCTTCTGAGTCCAAAATATGTTGTATTTCTG ACAGATGTCCATGGAGTATATGATCGTCCTCCATCAGACCCGAATGCAGTACTTCTCAGAGAGATAG CGGTGGATGAAAATGGCAGCTGGTCGATTGTAAAACCAGCATTGAAAGGCAACAAGAAAGGAG TGGAGATATCTGTAGCTGCACATGACACCACTGGCGGAATGGAGACCAAAATATTGGAAGCTGCTGCGATAGCTAGGCTTGGAGTTGATGTGTATATTACAAAG GTTGGTACAGAACATTCACTGAGAGCCTTAAAAGGGGACACGAGCTCAGAAGATTGGCTTGGAACCGTCATACGATCTTCCAGATAG
- the LOC127784850 gene encoding uncharacterized protein LOC127784850, whose protein sequence is MRLLKADQLFRKVIDGGSRKQSRLLGLDVGSKYVGLAVSDDKNRIALPLSVLSRTKTNISLMADDFVTLVSKYSLAGFVVGYPFNLQGQSSPNALQVRLLVGELCKTGKLDDMSYTYWDENFTSKCVEALLHPLKLHDPVETKTMTDKFAAVCILQRYLDNMNRELRSADNSGKQGDT, encoded by the exons ATGAGGCTGTTGAAAGCGGATCAGTTGTTCAGGAAAGTCATTGACGGCGGGTCGAGAAAGCAATCTCGACTGCTTGGGCTTGACGTTGGTAGTAAGTATGTTGGGCTGGCTGTTTCCGACGACAAAAATAGGATCGCATTGCCTCTAAG TGTATTGAGCAGGACAAAGACAAACATCAGCTTGATGGCGGATGATTTCGTAACTTTG GTCTCAAAATACTCCCTTGCAGGCTTTGTTGTCGGCTATCCGTTCAACTTGCAGGGTCAATCTAGTCCAAAT GCATTACAAGTAAGGCTTCTTGTTGGAGAGCTCTGTAAAACTGGGAAACTTGATGATATGAGTTACACCTATTGGGATGAAAATTTTACCTCGAAG TGTGTAGAAGCCCTTTTACATCCTCTGAAACTACATGACCCAGTTGAAACCAAAACAATGACAGATAAATTTGCTGCGGTTTGCATACTCCAG CGCTACCTAGATAATATGAACAGAGAATTGAGATCTGCAGATAATTCTGGAAAACAGGGTGACACCTGA